TTCAAACTGAtggaaggaaaacaaaaaatagtaaatgtgaaattgattttgtttttgaaatgacgtctcttctttagtttgatgtaaatactgtttacatattcatagaaCAAATTATTCTTGAAAGATCAGTGAATATGATTAAAAATGCTGATGGCGGCTggcaacttaaaaataatactctggCGGGGAAAGTGTTAATATTGACTGTTTTAGGTGGCTGCTGTTACATCTCTTAGCTTTAGTGGctgtactcctgtctgcttctccaaactgaggcgtgccgaccaccatctactgtagttaatacactgactatggttAAGTACCTCAACAACCTCGCTGCAAAAAAAATCCGAACTGTGCCTTTAACACACAGCCTGCTGTCATACCTGTTACCGCCAGTAGATCTTCGTAGCTGCTGTTCCGCCTCAGTCCACCAGGGGAGCCAGACGGCGGCCAGTCGCCGCTGGAGAAGCCAGTGTCAGATGAGCGTGAGAGGATGCTGCTGTGACTGGATGAAAGCCCCGCCCCTTGGCTTGGATCTGGACCCTGATTGGGCTTCAGGTGGACACCTGTGGGCTGCGAGTATCGGCGGTCTGCGTGGACGTCGCGGTGAGGCGCCACCTCCTCAGCTCGGTCTGGAGACGGGACGTAGCGCTCTGCGTCTAACGGCAGGCTGCGTCTGGTGGATGACGACTCTAGACCCGGAGCGGCCCACTGTCCTCTGTGGCCCACCCCTGACCCCCAGCTGCCACCAGGGGGCATCATTTCCACGTCCATATCCTGGATGTAAATCTTCGGGAGCTGTCTTTCTGATGAAGAggcggaggaagaggaggagacagagggaggagcagGCGTGGCTGTGATGCTTGGTAATGAGGCAGGGATGACCTTCTCCGTGTCTCTGAGAGGAGCGCTCAGGGGCCGCGCTCCTCCTGCTGAACCTCCCTTCACCTGgacttccaccacctcctcctcttcatcctcatcttcatcataAGACACAGCAGATTTGTAGCTCTTTCTGTGTCTGATGCGGCGCGGGGCGTCCTGcagctgaagaggaggaggctcCTGATGAAGACTCCTCTCAGGCTGCCTCCCTCTGAGGGGCTCCTGGACCTGCTGGGTGGGCTCTACATGATGTCTGACCGCAGGGGCCACAGGTGGAGGCACAAACCCCACTCTCTGCTGCCCCACCTTGGTGCACTGGACTGGGGCAGGAGGCCCAGACACACTGGGGGTCTTCACCTGAGGGGCTGCTGCTGGTCTACCTGAGAGCTCAGGTGCGCTGCTCACCTGCTTCAGGTTCAGATTTGTCTccacattgttgttgttgttgagtaTGATCCCAGCCGCGGGGAGGATTGTTTTCTCTGCGGGGACTCCCGGCGGGGCGGGTGCTGCCGCCTCCCTCTGCGGTGCTTTCTGCCGAGGCTTCTCTGCGCTCCAAGCCGGGCTCAGCTTCGCGCTCTCCGGGGAGAGCTCGGTGTTCTTCCCGGCGGTGGGTCGCGGGGGCTCGGGGGAGCTCCCTGCACCGCTGCCGGGGACATGTCCTTTGAATTTCTTCCTGAGGACGACGAAAGAGACACCGTCGATCTGTTTGACGGTGGCCACGGAGTTGACAAACTTCTTGAACTGCTCCCGGTTGCGGTTCCGGTCCGGATGGTCCCTGATGAAGTTCCTGAAGTGCAGCAGCAGGTCAGAGTTTTTCACCGAGCCTCCGCAGCTCTGGAGGAAATGTAACACCGAGTCCTGAGTGAAGTCTGTGGCCataactgtctctgtctcctgtctctgtgtctgtgtctgtccgtgtctgtctccAGCTGCTGGGCTCAAAGGTCGGGGAGTTGTTTCTGTCAGAGGAGTTAGGCTCCGCCCACCTCAGGTATTTGTCCTGACCCTACCTGCCGCATTCCTGCAGGGTACCCGGATGTGTCTCATCGTGCACAGAGAGTTTCAGCTGCTCTTATTGTTTCACTGTGTGGAGGATTATATGTTGTGCAAACAGCACATGCAGTTATTATTAAAGgtacacatttcatttcatcattcattcagagtgtgacaaaaacaaactgtgttcactaatttatcttattattattattattcatgagGCTCAGTGTCTTAATTCCACCCTATATTTTAAGTtgtttaaatcaaaattaaaagctGTTTGTGGCTCTTAAATTTATAACAAATAAGAAATCCATGTCAGAGATGTTCACTTGATGAAGTTTGTCACATAAATTATCctcatttattatcattattattataattattaatattattgtatCAGCATttcattgttgttattgttgtttttattcttatttttactttatcaaCGTCtttgttattaatattattttgttattattattgttcttgttttattcttattttgtattttataaacatcttcattattattgttataattattagttttattcttatttttttactgaattaattttattattattattattattattattattagtgttttattcttattttttactgaattaatattattattattattattattattagtgttctattcttattttgtattttattaaaatttttattattttattattattaatattattatattaacatctttattattgttgttgtttttattcttattttttattttcaatatgtttattattgttgcttttgttgttattttttgttgttaattaatataattgttattataattatgattgtattattgttgttgtttttattcaaatttttattttattaacattattattatttaataatttattaatgttattatctatTCCTGTTGTAACTAATATCCCTCGGTATTGGATGGTTTCGACTGATTGTTTGTACATTCTtataattaaataaagaaaacacaaaatacacaagAATATAACACACTGAATTTTTTATTGCTCTGGTTACACTGTGACTGGAACAGGAGCTAAATACACAGCATCATAACTGTCCAGTAATTGCATTTGTGGGatcaatattaatttaataaatacatataaatatttattttattcagctTGTTGTCCTTTGTGTTTCTGAAGCATTCATAAAGATTTAACTGGTTAATTATGAAGTAGTGAACTACATGTAATCAAACTATCAGGCTAGTTTATCTttattatcttttatttatacaaacattttttgtcaatgaaaagaaaggaattattttcagttttgctgCACCATTCCTTCTCCACAGTTATTAAACTCCCTTTGACCACAATTAGTTAAAAGTATTGATTATTACTATTTGTTAACAAATGTTTAGAGCCAGTGTGGGTAAATCCACCCATGTGAGTAACTGGGGCCAGTGTGGACAATCCCATACAGGGCATATACTGCCCATAGGCACCGCCACCACATGggctgtccatccatccattttcatccgctcaTCTGAGCCCaagtcgtgggggc
The sequence above is drawn from the Epinephelus fuscoguttatus linkage group LG18, E.fuscoguttatus.final_Chr_v1 genome and encodes:
- the LOC125878676 gene encoding uncharacterized protein LOC125878676; the protein is MATDFTQDSVLHFLQSCGGSVKNSDLLLHFRNFIRDHPDRNRNREQFKKFVNSVATVKQIDGVSFVVLRKKFKGHVPGSGAGSSPEPPRPTAGKNTELSPESAKLSPAWSAEKPRQKAPQREAAAPAPPGVPAEKTILPAAGIILNNNNNVETNLNLKQVSSAPELSGRPAAAPQVKTPSVSGPPAPVQCTKVGQQRVGFVPPPVAPAVRHHVEPTQQVQEPLRGRQPERSLHQEPPPLQLQDAPRRIRHRKSYKSAVSYDEDEDEEEEVVEVQVKGGSAGGARPLSAPLRDTEKVIPASLPSITATPAPPSVSSSSSASSSERQLPKIYIQDMDVEMMPPGGSWGSGVGHRGQWAAPGLESSSTRRSLPLDAERYVPSPDRAEEVAPHRDVHADRRYSQPTGVHLKPNQGPDPSQGAGLSSSHSSILSRSSDTGFSSGDWPPSGSPGGLRRNSSYEDLLAVTGKTRGRSQIQEVLQQAHESVMHRATIKTTAPWHHSTGNLLDVQEPTARVVPWHLSTDDLYNDREDAESSEGSTSSPPLRQRPWVARRVSSQLRSRMCRSLGADLDQLLEEQARAAGGSEAARLNRLHLISSTLSLRYNLSSSSLSSCSTPSRSQSLAELVERVEGKGGRRSLPTAVSTTGHQEGTGRQSLVPLEPREHAWLVKGAAGAWPDIYSLFREDTSLLNRQDFISGFTVLHWIAKHGDHRVLNTLWYGVQKAGLTFDMNAKSACGHTPLHIAAMHGHRNMMRLLVKKFNADVKLRDTAGKRPWQYLSCSEPPDIFQLLGAPPRRPAGGGDRKEDSSWEQPQQQQRRRRRHHLSFASSGERPVTISGTMRVKRSSSIAAFLKHKSLRRFQGLSEPSI